From a region of the Mycobacterium sp. SMC-8 genome:
- a CDS encoding DUF488 domain-containing protein, which produces MSKHKVQVRRVYDDPAPGDGNRVLVDRIWPRGMTKEKAELDEWCKTIAPSTELRTWYHHDPQRFTEFTRRYHDELTQPERAEALAHLRILAKDRNLTLLTASKAVDISEATVLAEMLS; this is translated from the coding sequence ATGAGCAAACACAAGGTGCAGGTGCGCCGCGTCTACGACGACCCGGCCCCCGGGGACGGGAACCGCGTACTGGTGGATCGGATCTGGCCGCGCGGCATGACCAAAGAGAAAGCGGAGCTCGACGAGTGGTGCAAGACGATCGCGCCATCCACCGAGCTGCGCACGTGGTATCACCACGACCCGCAACGTTTCACCGAGTTCACCCGCCGCTACCACGACGAACTGACCCAACCCGAACGGGCCGAGGCGCTGGCACATCTGCGGATCCTGGCCAAGGACCGAAACCTCACCCTGCTTACGGCGAGCAAGGCCGTCGACATCAGCGAAGCCACCGTGCTTGCCGAGATGCTGAGTTGA
- a CDS encoding ferrous iron transporter B, which translates to MTVTRRVGTVRLGDRKVALEDLPGTYSLEPVSPDEQVVSDLLEGKNPDAPPPDALLLVVDATTLERSLVLVGQALRLGLPTALVLTMIDEVEAGGGSINIPALSNALGIEVIGAVGTSGRGVESVRGLLENPAGWPRPVLEPPSDPEGLAGWIDSVTAQAVHVAGERNPWTERVDRILLHPGVGTAIFALFMVTFFQVIFAWAAPLTDGINTFFEWLGALATSRIPNELLAGFVSDGLIGGVGSVLGFVPQIILLFVMISFLENIGYMSRVALVMDRVMGAVGLEGRSFVALLSSYACAVPGIMATRTIPSSRDRIATILVSPLMTCSARLPVYTLLIAAFVPNTPVLGPLRAQGLVLLGLYLLGAVSAMGLAALLKRSVLRSDSLPFYLELPPYRVPGAKQVVIQAWDSAKMFIRKAGTIILATTAVLWVLLNVPRVEAPADLTPPQAAAHQMENSVAGKIGTAMVPAFAPLGFNWEINVAVLSSLSAREVFVSTLGQISAAERDEDQSISDALKAKTRADGKPLYSPGTVAAILLFFAYALQCMSTVAVMRRETNSWKWPLTAFAGLLVIAYTAAFIGNRVFTMIAG; encoded by the coding sequence GTGACGGTGACAAGGCGGGTCGGGACGGTCCGGCTGGGCGATCGCAAGGTTGCACTGGAGGACCTGCCCGGCACTTACAGCCTGGAACCCGTCAGCCCCGACGAGCAGGTGGTCAGCGACCTTCTGGAAGGCAAGAATCCCGACGCGCCGCCGCCGGATGCGCTGCTGCTGGTGGTGGATGCGACCACTTTGGAGCGTTCGCTGGTGCTGGTCGGACAGGCGTTGCGGCTGGGCCTGCCCACAGCTCTCGTGCTGACGATGATCGACGAGGTCGAGGCCGGCGGCGGCAGCATCAACATTCCAGCGCTGTCCAACGCCCTGGGCATCGAGGTGATCGGTGCCGTCGGCACCTCGGGCCGGGGCGTGGAATCCGTCCGCGGCCTGCTGGAGAACCCCGCCGGCTGGCCGCGGCCGGTTCTGGAGCCTCCGAGTGACCCCGAGGGCCTGGCCGGGTGGATCGACTCCGTGACGGCCCAGGCGGTCCACGTCGCCGGTGAACGCAATCCGTGGACCGAACGGGTCGATCGAATTCTGCTCCACCCCGGTGTCGGCACGGCGATCTTCGCCCTGTTCATGGTCACCTTCTTCCAGGTGATCTTCGCCTGGGCGGCACCGTTGACCGACGGGATCAACACTTTCTTCGAGTGGCTGGGCGCACTGGCAACGTCGCGCATTCCCAACGAGTTGCTCGCCGGGTTCGTCTCCGACGGGCTGATCGGCGGCGTCGGCTCCGTCCTCGGCTTCGTGCCGCAGATCATCCTTCTCTTCGTGATGATCTCGTTCCTGGAGAACATCGGATACATGTCCCGGGTCGCCCTGGTGATGGACCGGGTGATGGGGGCGGTGGGTCTGGAGGGCCGCAGTTTCGTCGCATTGCTGAGTTCCTACGCGTGCGCCGTCCCGGGCATCATGGCAACCCGGACCATTCCTTCATCGCGGGACCGGATCGCCACGATCCTGGTCTCGCCGCTGATGACCTGCTCGGCCCGGCTGCCGGTGTACACCCTGCTGATCGCCGCCTTCGTCCCGAACACCCCGGTTCTCGGCCCGTTGCGGGCGCAAGGTCTGGTGTTGTTGGGCCTGTACCTGCTCGGCGCCGTTTCGGCCATGGGGCTGGCCGCACTGCTCAAGCGCAGCGTGCTGCGCTCCGACAGCCTGCCGTTCTACCTCGAGCTGCCGCCCTACCGGGTGCCGGGGGCCAAGCAGGTCGTCATCCAGGCCTGGGATTCGGCCAAGATGTTCATCCGCAAGGCAGGCACCATTATCTTGGCCACCACGGCGGTGCTGTGGGTCCTGCTCAACGTTCCCCGCGTCGAGGCCCCGGCGGACCTGACGCCGCCGCAGGCGGCGGCCCACCAGATGGAGAACAGCGTCGCCGGCAAAATCGGCACCGCCATGGTGCCGGCCTTCGCCCCGCTGGGTTTCAACTGGGAGATCAACGTGGCTGTGCTGTCGTCGTTGTCGGCCCGCGAGGTGTTTGTCTCCACACTGGGGCAGATCAGCGCCGCGGAGAGAGATGAAGACCAGAGCATCTCCGATGCTTTGAAGGCCAAGACCCGAGCCGACGGCAAGCCCCTCTACTCGCCGGGCACCGTGGCCGCCATCCTGCTGTTCTTCGCCTACGCGTTGCAATGTATGTCCACGGTCGCGGTGATGCGGAGGGAGACGAATTCCTGGAAATGGCCACTCACAGCCTTCGCAGGGCTTCTGGTCATCGCCTATACCGCCGCATTCATCGGCAACCGCGTCTTCACCATGATCGCCGGGTAG
- a CDS encoding nitronate monooxygenase family protein — protein sequence MGLSAPILNAPMGGVAGGALAAAVTRSGGLGMIGIGSAGSTALLQRELAYLSDVDSPFGIGLIGWGVRVEPALLEAALASRPALLSVSFGEDWSWVERARGSGSVTATQVADLDGALRAVDAGVAVLVARGAEGGGHGQPLRGTLPLLRELLERVDVPVLAAGGIASGRSLAAALAAGASGAWIGTAFAACRESTLSDAAREAMIAADGTDTVVTRAFDIALGYPWPASMPERVIGNGFTDAWDGREHELAADHGALAHVRTAIADGDYRLAPVNAGLGVGDVVAVEPAAAVIARLCAEAWDALRR from the coding sequence ATGGGCCTGTCCGCCCCGATCCTCAACGCTCCGATGGGTGGCGTCGCCGGTGGGGCGCTGGCGGCAGCGGTCACCCGCTCCGGTGGCTTGGGCATGATCGGGATCGGTAGCGCGGGGTCAACCGCGCTGCTGCAGCGGGAACTCGCGTACCTCTCGGACGTTGACAGCCCGTTCGGCATTGGATTGATCGGCTGGGGAGTGCGGGTCGAGCCCGCCCTTCTAGAGGCTGCCCTGGCGTCGCGGCCTGCGTTGCTGTCGGTGAGTTTCGGCGAGGACTGGTCATGGGTGGAACGCGCCCGAGGCAGTGGGTCCGTCACCGCAACTCAAGTCGCTGACCTCGACGGCGCACTGAGGGCCGTCGACGCCGGGGTTGCGGTGCTGGTGGCCCGCGGCGCGGAGGGCGGCGGGCACGGCCAGCCGCTGAGGGGGACTCTGCCGCTGCTTCGCGAGCTTCTCGAACGGGTGGACGTGCCGGTGCTGGCTGCTGGGGGCATCGCATCCGGGCGCTCCCTCGCCGCGGCCCTGGCAGCCGGGGCATCCGGAGCGTGGATAGGCACCGCGTTCGCCGCCTGTCGTGAATCCACTCTCTCCGACGCCGCGCGCGAGGCGATGATCGCAGCGGACGGTACCGACACCGTCGTCACCCGGGCTTTCGACATCGCGCTGGGCTATCCATGGCCCGCTTCGATGCCCGAACGGGTGATCGGTAACGGGTTCACCGACGCCTGGGACGGCCGCGAGCATGAGTTGGCCGCCGACCATGGCGCGCTCGCCCACGTGCGTACCGCCATCGCTGACGGCGACTACCGACTGGCGCCGGTCAACGCCGGCCTGGGCGTCGGCGACGTCGTCGCCGTCGAACCCGCGGCCGCCGTCATCGCACGACTCTGCGCGGAAGCCTGGGACGCCCTGCGGCGCTGA
- a CDS encoding cupin domain-containing protein: MQRFSLDALAAQQLELAAAHGGRVASDTVVGGHERVLRQTVVGMMKGAELREHNNPGEATLHVLRGRVRLTSEGNAWEGRSGDLLEIPNARHGVLALEDSAILLTVAKLP; the protein is encoded by the coding sequence GTGCAACGATTTTCGCTCGACGCGCTGGCCGCCCAGCAGCTCGAACTGGCTGCCGCACACGGCGGGCGAGTTGCCTCCGACACGGTAGTCGGCGGTCATGAGCGAGTGCTGCGCCAGACGGTGGTGGGCATGATGAAAGGCGCTGAGCTACGCGAACACAACAACCCTGGAGAAGCCACGTTGCATGTGTTGCGGGGACGGGTCCGCCTGACATCCGAAGGCAACGCATGGGAGGGGCGGTCCGGTGACCTGCTGGAAATTCCTAATGCCCGCCATGGGGTGCTGGCGCTCGAGGACTCAGCCATCTTGCTGACTGTGGCCAAGCTGCCCTGA
- a CDS encoding NifU family protein codes for MSQTDPDRPRPRTQLRLHAERTADPDTIRFVIAALGWSPDGRWTPEAPDGCPGKLAQLLEQGRLARIEVRGEQAHLTRCRPGDQWATLAPVCRTVILEEIDAVDDLARARNIVARSTGEVALSHGGGLRIVSLTDDAVQVAMDGACRGCPASERTLRDGVLHDLRRAGIDVSVLQVSGMSLCDADERYEQTFHAVGGGDGPVRPDPQRSDGWRRRWGAGGSGHPLRWLGHDRDR; via the coding sequence ATGTCCCAGACCGATCCGGACCGACCCCGACCCCGAACACAGCTGCGGCTGCATGCCGAACGAACCGCGGATCCCGACACCATCCGATTCGTGATCGCGGCACTGGGATGGTCCCCGGACGGCCGGTGGACGCCCGAAGCGCCGGACGGCTGCCCCGGCAAGTTGGCGCAGCTGCTCGAACAGGGCCGGCTCGCCCGCATCGAGGTCCGTGGTGAACAAGCCCACCTCACCCGCTGCCGGCCTGGGGATCAATGGGCCACGCTCGCGCCGGTCTGCCGCACGGTGATCCTTGAGGAAATCGACGCCGTCGACGACCTGGCCCGGGCCCGCAACATCGTCGCCCGCAGCACCGGCGAGGTAGCGCTGTCCCACGGCGGCGGCCTGCGCATCGTGTCGCTCACCGACGATGCCGTGCAGGTCGCGATGGACGGCGCCTGCCGCGGATGTCCCGCCTCGGAACGGACCCTGCGCGACGGCGTTCTCCACGACCTTCGCCGCGCCGGCATCGACGTCAGCGTCCTGCAGGTAAGCGGAATGAGCCTGTGCGACGCTGATGAGCGATATGAACAGACTTTCCACGCCGTGGGCGGCGGCGATGGGCCTGTCCGCCCCGATCCTCAACGCTCCGATGGGTGGCGTCGCCGGTGGGGCGCTGGCGGCAGCGGTCACCCGCTCCGGTGGCTTGGGCATGATCGGGATCGGTAG
- a CDS encoding tyrosine-type recombinase/integrase: protein MAIQHQLRLHPGTDVAWVLSGPGCEKYALVNEYLGYLADRNYSPRTLRAYGYDLLAFCRWLDDVDVTLSAVTTETVLDFMRHCRQTPIAGRPANVVSMTGAAYDHYSSTTINHRLAALTGLYQFRELRDPRLRSPIPSGREARRVSAEERTGLLGHLVRPKRRSALRLREPRRLPRALNRHETAQLLSSLRTWRDRALAGLMLLSGLRSGELLTLNVTDVDIGARWVKVMGKGAKERRVPLDVEVAGLIQTYLLVERPESDSNLLFLVAKGPHRGQPLTAAGLRTIFRYHRAKTGVLAGHPHALRHTFGTAMAEAGVDLAVMQALLGHSHIDHHSPLHPSGTHPRQGGIRCCPNTITFPPLKHRRRSTLPTWFTYNAGTAATPLMPKPPDRFYGAGPESRPGPTSHCSSSWRRTVRRGRLSRS from the coding sequence ATGGCGATTCAGCATCAGCTGCGTCTGCACCCAGGCACCGATGTCGCCTGGGTGTTGTCCGGTCCGGGCTGTGAGAAGTACGCGTTGGTCAACGAGTACCTGGGGTATTTGGCCGACCGGAATTATTCTCCCCGCACGCTGCGGGCCTACGGCTATGACCTGCTGGCATTCTGCCGTTGGCTCGACGACGTCGATGTCACATTGAGTGCGGTGACCACCGAGACGGTGCTGGACTTCATGCGGCACTGCCGGCAGACTCCGATCGCGGGGCGCCCCGCCAATGTGGTGTCGATGACCGGCGCGGCCTACGACCACTACTCGTCGACGACCATCAACCACCGCCTTGCCGCATTGACCGGCCTGTACCAGTTCCGCGAACTGCGTGACCCCAGGCTGCGGAGCCCGATCCCTAGTGGCCGCGAAGCCCGTCGGGTCAGCGCTGAGGAACGCACCGGCTTGCTTGGACATTTGGTCCGGCCCAAACGCCGATCGGCGCTGCGGCTGCGCGAACCGCGTCGGCTGCCGCGGGCCTTGAATCGTCACGAGACCGCTCAGCTGTTATCGAGCCTGCGGACGTGGCGTGACCGGGCACTGGCTGGGCTGATGTTGTTGTCCGGGCTTCGATCTGGAGAACTGCTGACCCTCAACGTGACCGATGTCGATATCGGTGCCCGCTGGGTGAAGGTGATGGGCAAAGGCGCCAAGGAGCGCCGCGTGCCTCTCGATGTGGAGGTCGCCGGGCTGATCCAAACCTATCTGCTCGTTGAAAGACCCGAATCGGACAGCAACCTCCTATTCCTGGTCGCGAAAGGCCCGCATCGGGGCCAACCCTTGACCGCGGCCGGTTTACGCACAATCTTCCGGTATCACCGAGCCAAGACCGGGGTGCTCGCGGGTCACCCGCATGCGTTACGACATACCTTCGGCACCGCGATGGCCGAGGCCGGGGTGGATCTGGCGGTGATGCAAGCTCTGCTCGGGCACTCCCACATCGATCACCACAGCCCGCTACATCCATCTGGCACCCATCCACGTCAAGGCGGAATACGATGCTGCCCGAACACGATTACGTTCCCGCCCCTGAAACACCGGCGCAGATCTACGCTGCCTACCTGGTTCACCTACAACGCCGGGACCGCGGCAACACCGCTTATGCCCAAGCCGCCCGATCGTTTCTACGGCGCTGGCCCCGAGTCCAGACCTGGGCCGACATCCCACTGCAGCAGCAGTTGGCGGCGAACTGTTCGACGCGGCCGTTTATCACGTTCCTGA
- a CDS encoding globin domain-containing protein, protein MLLSAESTAVVKATAGVVADNSVEITTRFYPHMFAAHPELMRVFNKANQAIGEQPRALAASVVAYAVNLIDPNAPDFGPVMRRIAHKHVSLGIKSYEYPIVGHHLMWAIGDVLGEAVTPEIAAAWDEVYWLFGCQLIAEEAKLYALGGTDPERPWRKYRVVERLDESPEIFSLILAPVEGKTPEHHTGQYVAIAVDLPSGERQPRQYTISSGPRGDSLRVTIKRVRGVGGAPDGQVSNWLGDNAKPGAVLDVSQPCGDLILDESDGPLVLVSAGIGITPIAAIVEDLSRRQPDRQVRIFHADTSHRNHALYAHLRRQVLAMGDAKAQNWYEEDAESAPTLHPALPGYMDLSDIQIPSDATVFMCGPLPFMRATRRALLDKGISGERIHYEVFGPDLWAQNPDSAEDAG, encoded by the coding sequence ATGTTGTTGTCTGCTGAGTCCACAGCCGTCGTCAAGGCGACTGCCGGCGTCGTCGCCGACAACTCCGTCGAGATCACCACGCGGTTCTACCCGCATATGTTCGCGGCGCACCCTGAGTTGATGCGGGTGTTCAACAAGGCGAACCAGGCGATCGGCGAGCAGCCGCGCGCGCTGGCGGCCAGCGTCGTCGCCTACGCCGTGAACCTCATCGACCCGAACGCGCCCGACTTCGGTCCGGTCATGCGCCGGATCGCCCATAAGCACGTGTCACTGGGGATCAAGTCGTACGAGTATCCGATTGTCGGCCACCACCTCATGTGGGCAATCGGTGACGTCCTCGGTGAGGCCGTCACCCCCGAGATTGCCGCCGCATGGGATGAGGTCTACTGGCTCTTCGGCTGTCAGCTCATCGCCGAGGAGGCCAAACTTTACGCGCTGGGCGGTACCGACCCCGAACGGCCGTGGCGCAAGTACCGGGTCGTCGAGCGACTCGACGAGAGCCCGGAAATTTTCTCGCTGATCCTCGCGCCCGTTGAGGGAAAGACCCCCGAACATCACACGGGCCAGTACGTCGCGATCGCCGTCGACCTACCCAGCGGCGAGCGGCAGCCACGTCAATACACGATCTCATCCGGACCCCGCGGCGACTCGCTCCGGGTGACCATCAAGCGTGTCCGTGGCGTCGGCGGGGCTCCAGACGGCCAGGTGTCGAACTGGTTGGGCGACAACGCCAAACCCGGCGCCGTTCTGGATGTCTCGCAGCCATGCGGTGATCTGATACTCGATGAGTCCGACGGCCCCCTGGTGCTGGTCTCGGCCGGTATCGGCATCACACCGATCGCGGCCATCGTCGAGGACCTCTCGCGCCGTCAGCCCGACCGCCAAGTGCGGATCTTCCACGCCGACACCTCACATCGCAACCACGCCTTGTACGCCCACCTGCGCCGCCAGGTGCTGGCCATGGGCGACGCCAAGGCGCAGAACTGGTACGAGGAGGACGCCGAGTCCGCACCCACCCTGCATCCGGCCCTACCCGGCTACATGGATCTCTCAGACATCCAGATCCCCTCTGACGCCACCGTCTTCATGTGCGGTCCCCTGCCGTTCATGCGGGCAACCCGCAGGGCCCTGCTCGACAAGGGCATCTCAGGCGAACGGATTCACTACGAAGTGTTCGGGCCGGACCTGTGGGCACAGAACCCCGACTCGGCCGAAGACGCCGGATAG